One Glycine max cultivar Williams 82 chromosome 6, Glycine_max_v4.0, whole genome shotgun sequence DNA segment encodes these proteins:
- the LOC102660117 gene encoding serine/threonine-protein phosphatase 7 long form homolog, with amino-acid sequence MGYLKINASLISALIERWRPETHTFHMRCGECTITLQDVSVLLGISVDGLPLIGPTNLDWADLCEELLGVRPQEDEIRGSVVKLSWLAHHFAQINNDDDEEQVRRFARAWILRFIGGVLFVDKSSNKVSLRYLQFLRDFEECGRYAWGAAVLGFLYREMCNATDYKTKSIGGMCILLQMWAWERCPTLAPKRTPSQVENTPLGHRWLRRGNQHIGNDDVRVFRRKLDIMKRHEFVWEPYPSTVISLLPPVCLVGSLAWYAVVPLICFQVIEWHQPDRVLRQFGMQQPIPESPSQPLNIHGSMLIPDKKAY; translated from the exons ATGgggtacttaaaaataaatgcctcATTAATTAGTGCTCTgatagaaagatggaggccggaaacacatacctttcacatgagatgcggagaATGTACTATTACTCTCCAAGACGTCTCTGTATTGTTAGGTATAAGTGTGGATGGTTTACCATTAATCggtccaacaaatcttgattgggctgatttatgtgaggaattattgggagtcagaccacaagaaGATGAAATTAGAGGTAGTGTGGTgaaattaagttggctggctcaccattttgcCCAAATAAATAATGACGACGACGAAGAACAAGTACGAAGGTTTGCCCGTGCATGGATATTGAGATTCATTGGAGGTGTCTTGTTCGTTGATAAAAGCAGTAACAAAGTTTCGCTAAGataccttcaatttttacgtgactttgaagaatgtggcagatatgcatggggagctgccGTACTTGGTTTTCTATACAGAGAGATGTGCAATGCCaccgattataaaactaaatcaatcggaggtatgtgcatcttactacaaatgtgggcatgggaacgatgtccaaccttggctccaaagaggactccttcCCAAGTAGAAAATACACCACTGGGGCATAG gtggctgcgacgtggaaaccaaCATATCGGCAATGATGATGTGAGAGTTTTTCGTCGCAAGTTAGATATTATGAAACGTCATGAG tttgtgtgGGAGCCGTACCCATCAACCGTAATATCACTGTTGCCTCCCGTTTGTTTAGTCGGAAGTCTCGCGTGGTAcgcggtggtgccactaatttgtttccaagttattgagtggcaccaaccggaCAGAGTATTGAGACAATTTGGGATGCAACAACCAATTCCAGAGTCTCCTTCACAACCCTTAAACATTCATG GGTCGATGCTTATCCCCGACAAGAAggcctattga